One window of Flavobacterium dauae genomic DNA carries:
- a CDS encoding glycosyltransferase family 2 protein yields MLSILIPVYNYNIVTLVTQLYRQCAIIKDFKFEILVFDDHSQLFHKENNYVNTLKNCTYTILERNIGRSAIRNLLAQNANYENLLFLDADVQIISDTFILTYLDFINQKKYEVVYGGIVYQSEKPNKNQRLRWIYGNKRESLTAKKRSEQRYLSFLTLNFLIKKEVFKQVCFNENIPNLRYEDLLFSYDLMQAKISVAHIDNQVVHNGIETSAVFLSKTEDSLNGLKYLLENRILPYDYARITKTYHYLKQRKLLYFIVSFYKITRSFLKYNLVSKTPSLFIYDIYRLGYFSTITK; encoded by the coding sequence ATGTTAAGCATTCTTATACCTGTATATAATTATAATATTGTAACTTTAGTTACACAGTTGTATCGTCAATGTGCAATTATTAAAGATTTTAAATTTGAAATTCTTGTATTTGATGACCATTCACAATTATTTCACAAAGAAAATAATTATGTTAATACTTTAAAAAATTGCACTTATACTATTTTAGAACGCAATATTGGACGAAGTGCCATTAGAAATTTATTAGCACAGAATGCAAACTATGAAAACTTGCTGTTTTTAGATGCCGATGTACAAATTATTTCAGATACATTTATTTTAACCTATCTTGATTTTATCAATCAAAAAAAGTACGAAGTTGTTTACGGCGGTATTGTATATCAATCTGAAAAACCTAATAAAAATCAACGTTTACGATGGATATACGGAAATAAAAGAGAATCTTTAACTGCAAAAAAAAGATCAGAACAGCGTTATCTTTCTTTTTTAACGTTAAACTTTTTAATCAAAAAAGAAGTTTTTAAACAGGTTTGCTTCAATGAAAATATTCCAAATTTAAGATATGAAGACTTGTTATTTTCATACGATTTAATGCAAGCAAAAATCTCTGTTGCGCATATTGATAATCAAGTAGTTCATAACGGCATAGAAACAAGTGCTGTTTTTCTAAGCAAAACAGAAGACTCGTTAAATGGACTTAAATACCTTTTAGAAAACCGTATCTTACCCTACGATTATGCTCGAATAACAAAAACATATCACTATTTAAAACAAAGAAAGTTATTATATTTTATAGTGTCTTTTTATAAAATAACCCGTTCTTTTTTAAAATACAATTTAGTTAGTAAAACGCCGTCTTTATTTATTTATGATATTTATAGATTAGGATATTTTAGTACCATAACCAAATGA
- a CDS encoding cell division ATP-binding protein FtsE, producing MPTSILKLHNATIYQETEPILTDVNIDVQKGDFIYLIGKTGSGKSSLMKTLYADLQLKQGEGVIVDYDLRTLKENDIPFLRRKLGVVFQDFKLLPDRNVLQNLLFVLKATGWTNETEMNNRIEDVLNRVGMLQHLNKMPHQLSGGEQQRVAIARALLNDPELILADEPTGNLDPQTSVEVMEVLQKINENGRTILMATHDYALLLKYPAKTLKCDEGKVFEVVQKAL from the coding sequence ATGCCAACATCTATCTTAAAACTCCATAACGCAACAATATATCAAGAAACAGAACCTATTTTAACCGATGTAAATATCGATGTTCAAAAAGGTGATTTTATTTATCTAATTGGAAAAACAGGTTCAGGAAAAAGTAGTTTAATGAAAACACTTTATGCCGATTTGCAATTAAAACAAGGCGAAGGTGTTATTGTTGATTATGATTTACGTACTTTAAAAGAAAACGATATTCCTTTTTTAAGAAGAAAATTAGGTGTGGTATTTCAAGATTTTAAATTATTGCCAGATAGAAATGTACTGCAAAACTTACTTTTTGTTTTAAAAGCCACCGGTTGGACTAATGAAACAGAGATGAACAACCGTATTGAAGATGTTTTAAACCGTGTGGGAATGCTACAGCATCTTAACAAAATGCCTCATCAACTTTCGGGTGGCGAACAACAACGAGTTGCCATTGCCCGTGCACTGTTAAATGATCCTGAATTGATTTTGGCAGATGAACCAACAGGAAATCTTGACCCACAAACCAGTGTTGAAGTAATGGAAGTATTGCAAAAAATCAACGAAAACGGCAGAACCATTTTAATGGCAACACACGATTACGCCTTGCTACTGAAATACCCTGCCAAAACTCTGAAATGCGATGAAGGAAAAGTTTTTGAAGTGGTTCAAAAAGCGCTGTAA
- a CDS encoding SMUG2 DNA glycosylase family protein — MSFADKIITFNTQLKYEGNLPEGFQVLNPYVNNPETLKVMRQFYYKYYNDNNRRKFIIGINPSRNGAGVTGIPFTDTKRLKSVCGIEMTSAHTHEISSVFLYDVIEAFDGAEKFYNQFYINSPFPLAIIQNIKGNNWVNANYYDEASLFNSVKDFMIASLKNHISFGLNTNEVFVLGVKNARFIKQINNKEKLFNKITVLEHPRYIQQYKLKEKQLFIDKYLMAFKGF, encoded by the coding sequence ATGAGTTTTGCCGATAAAATAATAACTTTTAATACACAATTAAAGTACGAAGGAAATTTGCCAGAAGGATTTCAGGTGCTGAACCCTTATGTAAACAATCCGGAAACATTGAAAGTAATGCGGCAATTTTACTATAAATATTATAACGATAACAACCGGCGAAAATTTATTATCGGTATCAATCCAAGCAGAAATGGTGCCGGAGTTACCGGTATTCCGTTTACCGATACCAAACGACTTAAAAGTGTGTGCGGTATTGAAATGACATCGGCACACACTCACGAAATTTCATCGGTTTTTTTGTACGATGTAATTGAAGCATTTGACGGAGCAGAAAAATTCTATAACCAGTTTTATATCAATTCCCCTTTTCCGTTGGCAATTATCCAAAATATAAAAGGCAATAACTGGGTAAACGCTAATTATTATGATGAAGCAAGCCTTTTTAACAGTGTAAAAGATTTTATGATTGCATCTTTAAAAAATCATATTTCATTCGGTTTAAATACTAATGAAGTGTTTGTATTAGGTGTTAAAAATGCCCGGTTTATCAAACAGATAAACAACAAGGAAAAATTATTTAATAAAATAACGGTTTTAGAACATCCAAGATATATACAGCAATACAAATTAAAAGAAAAACAGCTTTTTATAGACAAATACTTAATGGCTTTTAAAGGGTTTTAA